The window ACCGATGATCGCAAAGATCTCCCCGTCCCTGATCACCGCATTGACGTCGCGCAGCACCTCTTTATCGCCAAATTTTTTTGCCACATGCTCTATTTCGATCACGCCTTCACCTCTGCTGGACAATCGTCATGAGTGAGTTCACGATCAGTGCGATACAGAGGAGGATGATGCCGAGGGCGATGGAGAGGGCGATGTCCCCCTTGCCGGTCTCAAGGGTGATCGCTGTCGTCAGGATGCGGGTGGAGCCCCAGAAGGTGCCGGTCTGGATGTTCCCGCCGATGATGATCGCCGCACCCACCTCAGAGATCGCCCGCCCGAATGCCAGGGCGATGGCGGCAAAGATCGCAAACCTGACCTCTTTCATGACCGAGAGAAAAAACTGAAGACTCGTTGCACCGAGCGATATGATGGTGTCCCTGATGGTGGTGTCCAGACCGGAGAGTGCCGATATCGTCAGCCCGGTGATGATCGGGAGGACCAGGATCGTCTGACCGATGATCATCCCGCCCGGCGTGAAGAGCAGGTCCAGAAACCCGAAGGGACCGATCCTCCGGAGAAACATGAATACCACAAGACCGACGACGACGGTCGGAATGGCATAGAGCGTCTGGATGAGGTTGATGACCGTCTTCTTGCCGGGGAAGTCATTGAAGGATATCAGGGCGCCGAGCGGCAGGGAGATGAGCGAACCGATGATGACGGCACTGAAGGTGATGAGCAGACTGCGGAGCGTGATATCGATGATCGTCGGATCGAGCGATACAATCAGGTAGAACGCCTGCACCAGTCCTTCGCCGATCGGTTCGAGACCGCTCAGAGAGTCAACCATATTCTACCCCCTCATGGTTTCCGCGAGACCATGAATGTAATGGAAAAAAGAGAAGGATCCCCATCACGGGATGGGGTCCTCACACTCTGCCTGCGTGACGCCGATCGTCTCCCATGCACCGCGTGACGGGAAGAAGAGCGGTTCCCCGTACTCGGCAACACCGAAGTTACCGATCTCATCCTGGATCTCGGGTGAGATCAGGAAATTGATCCACTCCTTTGCGAGGGTGCTGTTCACCTCAGGGAAGCGATCGGGACTGATCTGCATGGCGCTGTAGATGTTGAGCAGGATATCGCCCTTGTCAACGAGCGTGACCAGCTGGATGTCACCCTTATAGGCAAGGAAGGTGCCGATATCACTCAGCGTATAGGCCTCCTTCTCGCTTGCAAGCACCAGGGTGGAGCCCATTCCAGTGCCTGCCTCGATGTACCAGTCACCAGAGCCCTGGACATCTGTGGTGTAGTCCATGCCCGCCGACGTCCAGATGGCCTTTTCCTTTCCGTGGGTGCCGGAATCATCTCCGCGCGAGACGAACTTCACGGATTCCGGATCAGCAAGACCCATCTCCCTGATGGTGAGGAATGCCTCTTCGGGGTCCATACCCTTGATTCCTGCCGGATCAGATTCCGGTCCGACGATCACGAAATAATTGTAGGCAATCACACGGCGGTTGACGCCATAGCCCTCGTCGATGAATTCGTCCTCACGTGCGCGGTCATGGACCATCATGACGTCGACATCGCCCCCACGCCCGAGTTCGAGGGACTGTCCAGTGCCCTTGGCGGTGATCTTCACCTCGGCGCCGTACTCGTCCTCAAACATCGGCCGGATATAGTCCAGAAGTCCGGTATCATACAGGCTGGTCGTGGTTGCAATCAGAAGCGTCTGTGTTTCTGCAGGTGCTGTTGTCTCTGTAGGTGTTGTCGTCTCTGCAGGCGCCGTTGTCGGTGCCGGGGTCGTCTCCCCACCGGTGCCGGTACAGCCTGCAACAATAGCGGCAGCTACCATCACCACCGCGAGTAGCATCAAGAAACTTTTTCTCATGGCATTGGATTATGTCACAATACAAAATAATAAATATTGTTGTGAGGCTGCCCACGGGTTAACCAGCCTTCATGAACATCCCCCCCCTCAGCGGATACGAAGGTTTATGTGTGCAAACGAGATATCGAGTGCATCCAATCGATCCCCGGAGATAATCATGGAAAAATTGAGTAAAAATGCAGAAAAAATCATGTATACACTTGTTAGCGGAGTCATGCGACAGTATACCGGCAGGGAACTCGGATCAATCACCGGACTCAGGCCAAATGACCTCAATGCTGCCGTCAGAGAGCTGAAATCGGCAGGAGCAGTGGACATCCACCTCCGTTCCTCATCTGAACCCTACACATTCACCTCGATCACCCTCACCCCCAAGGGCCGGGTGATATTCCAGGAATCAAAGGCACCGGGCTGCGACACCTGAAATTCACTTTTTGCCCGATGAACCGGCATGGGGCATCCCTCAGATGAATTGTCAGCAACCGGATCGAGGAGAGAACACCCGGCATAGACACATCATCTCCATGCCAGACGGATCCACCATCTCATAGGGGAACCTTGAGGGGTTCCCCTTCCGACCGACGTTCCGGAAGCACATCACCATACATCAGTCTCAGTCCCTCAGCGACACAAATGCCCCATAGACATACTCTTTCTCAATATCCAGGTTCTTGTTCTCGGAGTCCCGCGGGAGATCGGCCTTGAAAATGACCGTTGCATCATAGACGGTGACCGAGAGCGTCCGGTAGGGCATGTCGCCGGCACGGACGTCTGCGGGCGATGCCGGTACATATCCCGTAGCCCTGTCGGCGGTGTTGTATGCAAAGAACAGCGCTTCTACGGGCGCTCCGGCGCGTGCAACCTCGGCCCACGCCGGATCGACGGTGAGCGTCAGGAACAGGCCGCTTCTATCACTCAGTTCCACCGCATCAAGGCCGATCCGCATATCTGCAAGACGGGGATCGATTACGAGCACCGGACTCACCACCGGTTCGGGGGTGGGTTCGGTCGTCACGACTGTGGTCGGAGACGGCGTTTCCCCGTCTCCGGGAGCGGATGCGCATCCGGCACAGAGGATGACCGTCACAAGACAGAGGAAGACTGCTGCCGATGTTGGTTTCATGGGATGGAGATGTGCCGTCGCCGATATAATCGTTCCCCCCCGTTGACTGACAGGAACCGAATGGTAATATAATGCGGAAGAGAGATACAGTGTTGTTTACTATGGCGGAAGAAGAATACAGGACGGCGCGGGTCGGGGACCAGGACGTACCCTATGACCCCGAACAGCTGCGAAAAATTCAGGAGCACCCGTGTTATTCTGAAAACGCCTGCCACACCTTCGGGCGCTGTCACCTGCCGGTTGCACCGGACTGCAATATTCAGTGCAACTACTGCGTCCGGGACTTTGACTGCGTGAATGAAAGCCGCCCGGGCGTGACGTCAAAGGTGATCAGGCCCGAAGAAAGCCTCGAACTGGTGCAAAAAGTCATCGACGAGTTCCCCTTCGTCAAGGTGATCGGGATCGCAGGACCCGGCGAACCGCTGGCAAACGAGGAGACATTTGAGACGCTGAAACTGATCCACGAGGCGTTTCCCCACCTGATCATGTGCATCTCCACAAACGGTCTCATGCTTCCGGAACGGATCGACGAACTCCAGCAATATGGCGTTGGAAATGTTACGGTCACCCTCAACGCCGTCGATCCAGCAATCGGAGAGAAGATCTACTCGTTTGTGAATTATCACGGCAAACACTATACCGGCCGGGAGGCCGCAGAACTCCTGCTCAAAAACCAGCTTGAGGGGATCAGGATGGCCGTCGAGCGCAAGATGTTCGTGAAGGTGAACTGCGTCTATATACCCGGCGTCAACGACGAGCATATCCCGGAGATCGCCCGGACAGTCGGCGAGATGGGGGCATACTCCTTCAACCTGATCCCGCTGATCCCGCAGTATAAGTTCAGGGACATCACCCCGCCCACGCCCGCGGAAAAGCGGGAGATGCAGGACCGGTGTGCCCCGTATATCAAGCAGATGCGCCACTGCGCCCGCTGCCGTTCGGACGCCATCGGCAGACTCGGTCATGACGTCCAGTCCCGGATCTACGGCACCGAGATTGTCACCAAAAAGAAAAAATAACCATTTTTTGATGGAACAATCCATTGTGCTCGAATCCGGTTCGGGTGCACCCTTTGATCTCGACGCCACCCTCGGGTGCGGGCAGGCGTTTCGCTGGGAAAAGAGAGATGGGACCTGGCATGGCATCGCCGGCAGGCACCGGATCCGGATCCGGCAGGACAACGATCTGGTCCGGTTTGACGGCGCCGACGAGACCTTCATCCGCCGCTACTTCGCACTCGACCTCGACCTTGCCGGGATCCTCTCCTCGATCGATCGCGATCCCCGGATCCACGCGGCGATCGAACGGTGCAGGGGGCTCCGCATCCTGAGGCAGGAACCCTTCGAGACCCTGATCTCCTATATCTGCTCGACGAATGCGAACATACCGGTCATAAAAAAACGCATCGCCCTTCTTGCCGAACGCTATGGCGATCCGCTGCCGGGAGGTGGACATGCCTTCCCGGATGCATCCGCCCTTGCAGGCTGCACCGAGGACGACCTGCGCTCCTGTGTGCTGGGATATCGGGCACCCTATGCCTGCGCCACCGCCGCCATGTGTGCCAACAATCCGGAGTGGGCGGAGCGGGTGACCGCCCTCCCCTACAGCGACGCAAAAAACGTGCTGATGGAGTTTCCGGGGGTCGGCCCGAAGGCGGCGGACTGCATCCTCCTCTTCGCCTTCCAGCGCTACGAGGCCTTCCCGGTGGACGTGCACATCAGGCGGATGATGCGCCGTCACTACCTCAATACCGCCGGCGGAGACGGACCGATGACCTGCCGGGAGTACGAGGCCATCGCCGCCTTCGCGCGGGAGCACTTCGGCCCCCATGCCGGATGGGCGCAGGAGTACCTCTTCTGCGTGCGGGAGGATGATAGAGGAGACAGCGGC is drawn from Methanofollis fontis and contains these coding sequences:
- a CDS encoding substrate-binding domain-containing protein, encoding MLLAVVMVAAAIVAGCTGTGGETTPAPTTAPAETTTPTETTAPAETQTLLIATTTSLYDTGLLDYIRPMFEDEYGAEVKITAKGTGQSLELGRGGDVDVMMVHDRAREDEFIDEGYGVNRRVIAYNYFVIVGPESDPAGIKGMDPEEAFLTIREMGLADPESVKFVSRGDDSGTHGKEKAIWTSAGMDYTTDVQGSGDWYIEAGTGMGSTLVLASEKEAYTLSDIGTFLAYKGDIQLVTLVDKGDILLNIYSAMQISPDRFPEVNSTLAKEWINFLISPEIQDEIGNFGVAEYGEPLFFPSRGAWETIGVTQAECEDPIP
- the nifB gene encoding nitrogenase cofactor biosynthesis protein NifB, with product MAEEEYRTARVGDQDVPYDPEQLRKIQEHPCYSENACHTFGRCHLPVAPDCNIQCNYCVRDFDCVNESRPGVTSKVIRPEESLELVQKVIDEFPFVKVIGIAGPGEPLANEETFETLKLIHEAFPHLIMCISTNGLMLPERIDELQQYGVGNVTVTLNAVDPAIGEKIYSFVNYHGKHYTGREAAELLLKNQLEGIRMAVERKMFVKVNCVYIPGVNDEHIPEIARTVGEMGAYSFNLIPLIPQYKFRDITPPTPAEKREMQDRCAPYIKQMRHCARCRSDAIGRLGHDVQSRIYGTEIVTKKKK
- a CDS encoding ABC transporter permease is translated as MVDSLSGLEPIGEGLVQAFYLIVSLDPTIIDITLRSLLITFSAVIIGSLISLPLGALISFNDFPGKKTVINLIQTLYAIPTVVVGLVVFMFLRRIGPFGFLDLLFTPGGMIIGQTILVLPIITGLTISALSGLDTTIRDTIISLGATSLQFFLSVMKEVRFAIFAAIALAFGRAISEVGAAIIIGGNIQTGTFWGSTRILTTAITLETGKGDIALSIALGIILLCIALIVNSLMTIVQQR
- a CDS encoding DNA-3-methyladenine glycosylase family protein, with amino-acid sequence MEQSIVLESGSGAPFDLDATLGCGQAFRWEKRDGTWHGIAGRHRIRIRQDNDLVRFDGADETFIRRYFALDLDLAGILSSIDRDPRIHAAIERCRGLRILRQEPFETLISYICSTNANIPVIKKRIALLAERYGDPLPGGGHAFPDASALAGCTEDDLRSCVLGYRAPYACATAAMCANNPEWAERVTALPYSDAKNVLMEFPGVGPKAADCILLFAFQRYEAFPVDVHIRRMMRRHYLNTAGGDGPMTCREYEAIAAFAREHFGPHAGWAQEYLFCVREDDRGDSGRG